From one Streptomyces sp. Q6 genomic stretch:
- the yicI gene encoding alpha-xylosidase translates to MKFTDGFWLMREGVRAAYATEVREVRAGADRFTAHAAVRHVRDRGDTLNTPLITVDCFSPAEGVIGVRFTHHAGKKHRGPDFELAAADRAGGARVTRDGTVTELTTGPLGVRLDTAGEWGLEFHDTATGRRLTAVERKGTAFATTPDGTHHMVAQLALGVGEHIYGLGERFTPFVKNGQTVDIWQADGGTSSELAYKNVPFHLSSRGYGVFVNHPGKVAYEIGSESVGQLQFSVEDQSVEFYVVAGPAPKDVLRRYTALTGRPALPPAWSFGLWLTTSFCTEYDEDTVTSFVDGMAERAIPLSVFHFDCFWMREYQWSDFAWDPDVFPDPAGMLRRLKARGLRISMWINPYIAQKSQLFAEGRELGHLVRRPNGDVWQWDLWQPGMALVDFTDPAAREWYAGKLRTLLDMGVDSFKTDFGERVPTDVDWHDGSDPERMHNYYTHLYNRTVFELLEKERGSGEAVVFARSATAGGQQFPVHWGGDCFASFTAMAESLRGGLSLSLSGFGFWSHDIGGFEGTPDPAVFKRWLAFGLLSSHSRLHGNVSYRVPWEFGEEAVDVARRFTLLKHRLMPYLYGAAVEAHRAGVPVMRPMLLDFPGDPTCRTLDRQYMLGPDLLVAPVFTAEGDVEYYLPEGTWTHLLTGERAQGPAWRHERHGFDSLPLYVREGAVLPLGADDQRPDGDWLDGLTLLVAPGARDVTVPVPGLDGNTAATYRVRRGGEGDAVSVEASCTELPYHVREL, encoded by the coding sequence ATGAAGTTCACCGACGGTTTCTGGCTCATGCGCGAAGGGGTCCGTGCCGCGTACGCCACCGAGGTCCGCGAGGTGCGGGCCGGCGCGGACCGGTTCACCGCCCACGCCGCCGTGCGACATGTGCGCGACCGGGGTGACACCCTCAACACCCCGCTCATCACGGTCGATTGCTTCTCGCCCGCCGAAGGCGTCATCGGTGTCCGCTTCACCCACCACGCGGGCAAGAAGCACCGCGGACCCGACTTCGAACTCGCGGCGGCCGACCGTGCGGGCGGCGCGCGCGTCACCCGCGACGGCACGGTCACCGAACTCACCACCGGACCGCTGGGCGTCCGCCTCGACACCGCGGGGGAGTGGGGCCTGGAGTTCCACGACACCGCGACAGGCCGCCGCCTCACGGCTGTCGAGCGCAAGGGAACCGCCTTCGCCACCACCCCCGACGGCACGCACCACATGGTCGCCCAGCTCGCGCTCGGCGTCGGCGAGCACATCTACGGCCTCGGCGAACGCTTCACGCCGTTCGTCAAGAACGGCCAGACCGTCGACATCTGGCAGGCCGACGGAGGCACCAGCAGCGAACTCGCGTACAAGAACGTGCCGTTCCACCTCTCCTCGCGGGGCTACGGCGTCTTCGTCAACCACCCCGGCAAGGTCGCGTACGAGATCGGCTCGGAGTCCGTCGGGCAGCTCCAGTTCAGCGTCGAGGACCAGTCGGTCGAGTTCTACGTCGTCGCCGGGCCCGCTCCGAAGGACGTGCTGCGCCGCTACACGGCCCTCACCGGACGCCCGGCGCTCCCGCCGGCCTGGTCGTTCGGCCTGTGGCTGACGACGTCATTCTGCACGGAGTACGACGAGGACACCGTCACGTCGTTCGTCGACGGGATGGCCGAACGCGCCATCCCGCTCTCCGTGTTCCACTTCGACTGCTTCTGGATGCGCGAGTACCAGTGGTCGGACTTCGCCTGGGACCCGGACGTCTTCCCCGACCCGGCGGGCATGCTGCGCCGCCTCAAGGCGCGCGGACTGCGCATCAGCATGTGGATCAATCCCTACATCGCGCAGAAGTCCCAACTGTTCGCGGAGGGGCGGGAGTTGGGGCACCTGGTCCGCCGCCCCAACGGTGACGTGTGGCAGTGGGACCTGTGGCAGCCCGGCATGGCCCTGGTCGACTTCACCGACCCGGCCGCCCGCGAGTGGTACGCGGGCAAACTGCGCACCCTGCTCGACATGGGCGTCGACAGCTTCAAGACGGACTTCGGCGAACGGGTGCCGACGGACGTCGACTGGCACGACGGCTCCGACCCGGAGCGCATGCACAACTACTACACCCACCTGTACAACCGCACCGTCTTCGAACTGTTGGAGAAGGAGCGCGGCAGCGGCGAGGCCGTCGTCTTCGCGCGCTCCGCGACCGCGGGCGGCCAGCAGTTCCCCGTGCACTGGGGCGGCGACTGCTTCGCCTCGTTCACGGCCATGGCCGAGTCGCTGCGCGGCGGTCTGTCCCTGTCCCTGTCCGGGTTCGGTTTCTGGTCCCACGACATCGGCGGCTTCGAGGGAACCCCCGACCCGGCGGTCTTCAAACGCTGGCTCGCCTTCGGTCTGCTCTCCTCCCACAGCCGCCTGCACGGCAACGTCTCGTACCGGGTGCCGTGGGAGTTCGGCGAGGAAGCCGTCGACGTGGCCCGGCGGTTCACCCTCCTCAAGCACCGGCTGATGCCGTACCTGTACGGGGCCGCCGTGGAGGCGCACCGCGCGGGCGTCCCCGTGATGCGCCCGATGCTCCTCGACTTCCCCGGCGACCCGACGTGCCGCACCCTCGACCGCCAGTACATGCTCGGCCCCGACCTCCTGGTCGCCCCGGTCTTCACGGCCGAGGGGGACGTCGAGTACTACCTGCCGGAGGGCACCTGGACGCACCTGCTCACGGGCGAGCGGGCGCAGGGGCCGGCCTGGCGCCACGAGCGCCACGGCTTCGACAGCCTTCCCCTGTACGTGCGCGAAGGCGCGGTGCTGCCGCTCGGCGCGGACGACCAGCGCCCCGACGGCGACTGGCTCGACGGCCTGACCCTGCTGGTCGCTCCCGGCGCGCGGGACGTGACGGTGCCGGTGCCGGGGCTCGACGGGAACACCGCCGCCACCTACCGGGTGCGGCGCGGGGGCGAGGGCGATGCCGTGTCCGTCGAGGCGTCCTGCACGGAACTGCCTTACCACGTGCGGGAGTTGTAG
- a CDS encoding amidase has protein sequence MSAVSRTLNRRTFLAASAATAAVATTGTVVSAPPASAAPAAPTLPDIDVRDAARADASEATLAEAAVLMKRGKLTAVELVQAHLERIERYDGTYQAYAEVTGDAALAAARKADRGGGPRGVLRGIPLCVKDNYFTAGVPTRCNSNIFADFVPDEDATAVARLRAAGGIVLGKGQMGPLATTRATTPNGTVTTVNAWTPDDPSVDPGGSSTGPACAVAGRLAVSSIGTQTGGSIVLPSNQQNLTGLKPTMGRVSIHGVIPLSYTRDHAGPLARDAMDAALMLSVLAGPDAHDPRTLGLPAVPDLVRAATPLVGRGGAVRMRRATRIGVPADFLTGAAQGLREAFLDRLDGISGVTLVDVAYPDDWALLTGAFNAARLSERTEPFRHWLRADPAAFGVSLLSWLQGLMISGDEWITAQRAKTHLLREVLDGVMGRCDVLLQTGPVPFDILGLPEIAFPIGFSDAGVPAGVILGGQPYEEDRLLEVAAAYQAVTDWHTRRPADPSAGARLKSAAARPRLSAEEAAAGSA, from the coding sequence ATGAGTGCGGTGTCGCGCACCCTCAACCGGCGGACGTTCCTGGCCGCTTCGGCCGCGACCGCAGCCGTCGCGACCACCGGGACCGTGGTCTCCGCGCCCCCGGCGAGTGCCGCTCCGGCCGCGCCGACGCTCCCCGACATCGACGTACGGGACGCCGCCCGCGCCGACGCGTCGGAGGCCACCCTCGCCGAGGCCGCCGTCCTCATGAAGCGCGGGAAGCTGACGGCGGTCGAGCTGGTGCAGGCGCATCTGGAGCGGATCGAGCGGTACGACGGGACGTACCAGGCGTACGCGGAGGTGACCGGCGACGCCGCGCTCGCCGCGGCGCGGAAGGCGGACCGGGGCGGGGGTCCGCGGGGAGTTCTGCGCGGCATCCCGCTGTGCGTGAAGGACAACTACTTCACGGCCGGTGTACCGACCCGGTGCAACTCGAACATCTTCGCGGACTTCGTGCCCGACGAGGACGCGACGGCCGTGGCCCGGCTGCGGGCGGCGGGCGGCATCGTGCTCGGCAAGGGGCAGATGGGTCCGCTCGCCACGACCCGCGCGACGACGCCGAACGGGACCGTCACCACGGTCAACGCCTGGACGCCCGACGACCCGTCGGTCGACCCGGGCGGCTCGTCGACCGGGCCCGCGTGCGCGGTGGCGGGGCGGCTCGCGGTGTCGTCGATCGGGACGCAGACCGGCGGTTCGATCGTTCTGCCGTCCAACCAGCAGAACCTCACCGGGCTCAAGCCGACCATGGGGCGCGTCTCGATCCACGGCGTGATCCCGCTCTCGTACACCCGCGACCACGCGGGGCCGCTCGCGCGGGACGCGATGGACGCGGCGCTGATGCTGTCGGTCCTGGCCGGGCCCGACGCCCACGACCCGCGCACGCTCGGCCTTCCCGCCGTCCCCGACCTCGTGCGGGCGGCGACGCCGCTCGTGGGCCGGGGCGGCGCGGTCCGGATGCGCAGGGCGACTCGGATCGGGGTGCCGGCCGACTTCCTGACCGGTGCCGCGCAGGGGCTGCGCGAGGCGTTCCTCGACCGGCTCGACGGCATCTCCGGCGTCACCCTGGTGGACGTGGCGTATCCGGACGACTGGGCGCTGCTCACCGGTGCGTTCAACGCGGCCCGGTTGTCCGAGCGCACCGAGCCGTTCCGGCACTGGCTGCGCGCGGACCCCGCCGCGTTCGGTGTGTCACTGCTCAGTTGGCTGCAAGGACTGATGATCTCCGGCGACGAGTGGATCACGGCGCAGCGCGCGAAGACGCATCTGCTCCGGGAGGTCCTCGACGGGGTGATGGGCCGCTGCGACGTCCTCCTCCAGACCGGGCCCGTGCCCTTCGACATCCTCGGGCTGCCGGAGATCGCGTTCCCGATCGGCTTCTCCGACGCGGGGGTCCCCGCGGGCGTGATCCTCGGCGGCCAGCCGTACGAGGAGGACCGGCTCCTGGAGGTGGCGGCCGCGTATCAGGCGGTGACGGACTGGCACACGCGGCGGCCCGCCGATCCGTCGGCGGGCGCGCGCCTGAAGTCCGCCGCCGCCCGGCCCCGGCTGAGCGCGGAGGAGGCCGCGGCCGGTTCCGCGTGA
- the tgmA gene encoding putative ATP-grasp-modified RiPP — translation MRPFALNYARPTQEAEVSAVYTYDSALQLNVLADGGVAARDYAVLRECAATTSTAGSKTHFDD, via the coding sequence ATGCGACCGTTCGCCCTGAACTATGCCCGCCCCACACAAGAGGCAGAGGTCAGCGCGGTGTACACATACGACTCCGCACTGCAATTGAACGTACTGGCCGACGGCGGAGTGGCCGCGCGCGACTACGCAGTGTTGCGAGAATGCGCCGCCACGACCTCCACCGCGGGTTCCAAAACCCATTTCGACGACTGA
- the tgmB gene encoding ATP-grasp ribosomal peptide maturase, protein MTVLILTSEQDVTADMAVVELNAGGIPVLRLDPAELPGGVGVSGEFAHGAFHGHLSVGGRVVSMGGLRSIWVRRPGTPASRASAASAWLTEEATQTLYGMLRCTDARWMNHPDAARQARHKPWQLWLARACGLPVPATLITTFPRVAREFTERYPDLVVKPVSGTHPGDNGLAVPTTRVRPGEDYRDVAHGPTLLQRRIRKTADIRLTCVGERMFAARAASGQDTDATDGIVDVRFSAGAGPWRPVAVPRRIADAVHGYLRRAGLAYGAFDFAEDTDGIWWFLECNQSGQFGFVEIETGQPIARAVAQWLAGEPLGPPLDPGEEGEWTLGGAEHG, encoded by the coding sequence ATGACGGTGCTGATCCTGACGAGCGAACAGGATGTGACGGCCGACATGGCGGTCGTCGAATTGAACGCCGGGGGAATCCCCGTGCTCAGGCTCGACCCGGCCGAACTCCCGGGCGGTGTCGGCGTGTCCGGGGAGTTCGCGCACGGCGCCTTCCACGGCCATCTGTCCGTCGGCGGCCGGGTCGTGAGCATGGGCGGACTGCGCTCCATCTGGGTGCGCCGGCCGGGCACGCCCGCCAGCCGCGCGAGCGCCGCCTCGGCCTGGCTGACCGAGGAGGCCACGCAGACGCTGTACGGAATGCTGCGCTGCACCGACGCGCGGTGGATGAACCACCCCGACGCCGCGCGCCAGGCCCGCCACAAACCCTGGCAGTTATGGCTGGCACGGGCCTGCGGACTGCCCGTGCCGGCCACCCTGATCACCACGTTCCCGCGCGTCGCCCGGGAGTTCACCGAGCGCTACCCCGATCTGGTCGTCAAGCCGGTCTCCGGAACGCATCCCGGGGACAACGGACTGGCCGTGCCGACCACCCGGGTCCGTCCCGGCGAGGACTACCGCGACGTCGCGCACGGACCGACACTGCTTCAGCGTCGGATCCGCAAGACCGCCGACATCCGCCTCACCTGTGTCGGCGAGCGGATGTTCGCGGCCCGCGCGGCGAGCGGGCAGGACACCGACGCCACCGACGGCATCGTGGACGTGCGCTTCAGCGCCGGCGCGGGCCCCTGGCGCCCGGTGGCCGTGCCGCGCCGGATCGCCGACGCCGTCCACGGCTACCTCCGACGGGCCGGGCTCGCCTACGGGGCCTTCGACTTCGCCGAGGACACGGACGGCATCTGGTGGTTCCTGGAATGCAACCAGTCGGGTCAGTTCGGCTTCGTGGAGATCGAGACGGGACAGCCCATCGCCCGCGCCGTCGCCCAGTGGCTCGCGGGGGAGCCGCTGGGGCCGCCGCTCGACCCCGGGGAGGAGGGCGAATGGACGCTCGGCGG